Proteins encoded in a region of the Lemur catta isolate mLemCat1 chromosome 14, mLemCat1.pri, whole genome shotgun sequence genome:
- the LOC123649842 gene encoding ADP-ribose pyrophosphatase, mitochondrial-like isoform X1, producing MAGRHLAKALASVSLSVTLASATVRPSSCPNILASWTPFSSREFPLNVIMSGSKGAAEKPHKKARTSPCPGSQVQRSQVPTEKVSWQVEWREYGPVEYTARSVLAGPLWADPQVGQRNFSPKFNEKDGHVDRRSQNGVYEVENGRPRNPTGHTGLVGRGLLGRWGPNHAADPILTRWKRDSKGSKVTHPVSGKDILQFAAIQRKDCGEWAIPGGMVDPGEKISTTLKREFGEEAMNSLQKSRAEMQELEKQLHKLFSQEHFVVYKGHVDDPRNTDNAWMETEAVNYHDETGEIMDHLPLEAGDDAKKVKWVDINDKLELYASHSQFIQLVAEKRGAHWSEDLYPESQG from the coding sequence ATGGCTGGACGCCACCTGGCAAAGGCTTTAGCGTCCGTGTctctctctgtgaccttggcctcTGCGACAGTCAGGCCCAGCAGCTGCCCCAACATCCTGGCCAGCTGGACTCCCTTTTCCTCACGTGAGTTTCCTCTAAATGTCATCATGTCGGGTTCAAAGGGTGCTGCTGAGAAGCCCCACAAGAAGGCCCGGACGTCTCCCTGCCCTGGCTCGCAGGTGCAGCGAAGCCAGGTCCCCACGGAGAAAGTGAGCTGGCAGGTTGAGTGGCGAGAATACGGCCCTGTGGAGTACACTGCCCGCTCTGTCTTGGCCGGGCCCCTGTGGGCAGACCCCCAGGTGGGTCAAAGGAACTTCTCTCCTAAATTTAATGAAAAGGATGGACACGTGGACAGAAGGAGCCAGAATGGTGTATATGAGGTTGAAAACGGTAGACCTAGAAACCCCACAGGTCATACTGGGCTGGTCGGTCGAGGGCTTTTGGGGCGCTGGGGCCCCAATCATGCTGCAGATCCCATCCTAACCAGGTGGAAGAGGGATAGCAAGGGAAGTAAAGTTACCCACCCTGTTTCTGGGAAAGACATCCTGCAGTTTGCAGCCATCCAAAGGAAGGACTGTGGAGAATGGGCCATCCCAGGGGGCATGGTGGATCCAGGAGAGAAAATTAGTACCACATTGAAGAGAGAATTTGGTGAGGAAGCCATGAACTCCTTACAGAAATCCAGGGCAGAAATGCAGGAGTTGGAGAAACAATTGCACAAACTATTCAGCCAGGAACACTTTGTGGTCTATAAAGGCCACGTGGATGATCCTCGGAACACAGATAACGCGTGGATGGAGACAGAGGCTGTAAACTACCATGATGAAACAGGTGAAATAATGGACCATCTTCCTCTGGAAGCTGGCGATGATGCCAAGAAGGTGAAATGGGTGGACATTAATGATAAACTCGAGCTTTATGCCAGCCACTCCCAGTTTATTCAACTTGTGGCTGAGAAACGAGGTGCCCACTGGAGTGAGGACCTGTACCCTGAAAGCCAGGGATAG
- the LOC123649842 gene encoding ADP-ribose pyrophosphatase, mitochondrial-like isoform X2, with protein sequence MAGRHLAKALASVSLSVTLASATVRPSSCPNILASWTPFSSREFPLNVIMSGSKGAAEKPHKKARTSPCPGSQVQRSQVPTEKVSWQVEWREYGPVEYTARSVLAGPLWADPQVENGRPRNPTGHTGLVGRGLLGRWGPNHAADPILTRWKRDSKGSKVTHPVSGKDILQFAAIQRKDCGEWAIPGGMVDPGEKISTTLKREFGEEAMNSLQKSRAEMQELEKQLHKLFSQEHFVVYKGHVDDPRNTDNAWMETEAVNYHDETGEIMDHLPLEAGDDAKKVKWVDINDKLELYASHSQFIQLVAEKRGAHWSEDLYPESQG encoded by the exons ATGGCTGGACGCCACCTGGCAAAGGCTTTAGCGTCCGTGTctctctctgtgaccttggcctcTGCGACAGTCAGGCCCAGCAGCTGCCCCAACATCCTGGCCAGCTGGACTCCCTTTTCCTCACGTGAGTTTCCTCTAAATGTCATCATGTCGGGTTCAAAGGGTGCTGCTGAGAAGCCCCACAAGAAGGCCCGGACGTCTCCCTGCCCTGGCTCGCAGGTGCAGCGAAGCCAGGTCCCCACGGAGAAAGTGAGCTGGCAGGTTGAGTGGCGAGAATACGGCCCTGTGGAGTACACTGCCCGCTCTGTCTTGGCCGGGCCCCTGTGGGCAGACCCCCAG GTTGAAAACGGTAGACCTAGAAACCCCACAGGTCATACTGGGCTGGTCGGTCGAGGGCTTTTGGGGCGCTGGGGCCCCAATCATGCTGCAGATCCCATCCTAACCAGGTGGAAGAGGGATAGCAAGGGAAGTAAAGTTACCCACCCTGTTTCTGGGAAAGACATCCTGCAGTTTGCAGCCATCCAAAGGAAGGACTGTGGAGAATGGGCCATCCCAGGGGGCATGGTGGATCCAGGAGAGAAAATTAGTACCACATTGAAGAGAGAATTTGGTGAGGAAGCCATGAACTCCTTACAGAAATCCAGGGCAGAAATGCAGGAGTTGGAGAAACAATTGCACAAACTATTCAGCCAGGAACACTTTGTGGTCTATAAAGGCCACGTGGATGATCCTCGGAACACAGATAACGCGTGGATGGAGACAGAGGCTGTAAACTACCATGATGAAACAGGTGAAATAATGGACCATCTTCCTCTGGAAGCTGGCGATGATGCCAAGAAGGTGAAATGGGTGGACATTAATGATAAACTCGAGCTTTATGCCAGCCACTCCCAGTTTATTCAACTTGTGGCTGAGAAACGAGGTGCCCACTGGAGTGAGGACCTGTACCCTGAAAGCCAGGGATAG